The Acidianus manzaensis genome has a window encoding:
- a CDS encoding RecB-family nuclease, translated as MMDIIIGLHNTTSSQRLIDFAKVIFNFDIKYFVITKVSGTAAQVGIPEVSRLAFKNNKSIIILPDLKDAIDLLKPTQTLLIGYNQGQEFKSDFIDKNVNGTYYIVFSGIESGFSKLEQSLGTTFKIPYLNSDIGANALASIFLYCYLQQKKEKI; from the coding sequence TTGATGGATATAATAATAGGTTTACATAATACAACAAGCTCTCAAAGACTAATAGATTTTGCAAAAGTTATATTCAATTTTGATATTAAATATTTTGTAATTACAAAAGTAAGCGGAACAGCAGCTCAAGTAGGTATACCAGAAGTAAGCAGATTAGCCTTTAAAAATAATAAATCAATAATAATTTTACCAGATCTGAAAGATGCTATTGATTTATTAAAGCCAACCCAAACATTACTAATTGGATATAATCAAGGACAAGAATTTAAATCCGATTTTATAGACAAAAATGTAAATGGTACCTACTATATCGTATTTTCTGGAATAGAAAGTGGATTTTCTAAATTAGAACAATCACTCGGTACAACTTTTAAAATTCCATACCTTAACTCTGATATAGGAGCCAACGCATTAGCCTCAATATTCTTATATTGCTATCTTCAGCAAAAAAAGGAGAAAATTTAA
- a CDS encoding LSM domain-containing protein yields MAETAHKVLAESVGSVVLVKLKGNKEVRGLLKSYDQHMNLVLSDSEEIQSDGSGKKIGTIVIRGDNVILISPIQQ; encoded by the coding sequence TTGGCAGAAACTGCTCACAAAGTTCTTGCAGAATCAGTAGGCAGTGTAGTTCTAGTGAAGTTGAAAGGCAATAAGGAAGTAAGAGGATTACTAAAGAGCTACGATCAGCACATGAACTTAGTTCTATCAGATTCAGAAGAAATACAAAGCGATGGAAGCGGTAAGAAGATAGGCACAATAGTTATAAGAGGAGATAATGTAATACTTATATCTCCAATACAGCAATAG
- a CDS encoding 50S ribosomal protein L37e, with protein MKGTPSFGKMNKGATHIRCRRCGRNSYNPRKHYCAACGFGKSKRIKTYSWKNKKINGVRLV; from the coding sequence ATGAAAGGTACACCTTCATTTGGTAAAATGAATAAAGGGGCAACACATATAAGATGTAGAAGATGCGGAAGAAACTCATATAACCCGAGAAAGCATTATTGTGCAGCATGCGGATTTGGAAAGTCTAAGAGAATAAAAACGTACAGCTGGAAAAATAAGAAAATAAATGGGGTAAGACTAGTTTAA
- the speE gene encoding polyamine aminopropyltransferase has translation MSSFGWSWQLEWQSPCEFHAHLINRVIVDLKTEFQRIMVVEFATYGKALIIDGKIQSSVADEFIYHETLVHPLLLSIENPKNVLILGGGEGATLREVLKNNLVEKATMVDIDKAVIDFAKQYLTEWHQGSFDNKRANIVISDAKKFIDNTTESYDAIVLDLTDPIKGNTSYKLYTKEFYEEIKHHLNKGGAIVTQATSPSFSLDVFSTIMNTLRNTFKLVSASIVYVPSFDGLWGFVYASDYVNPIVLTRDQIDKKIKERIVGELRFYDGETHNTIFNIPKHIRKVIQQETRISTENNPIYVPA, from the coding sequence ATGAGCTCATTCGGTTGGAGTTGGCAATTAGAGTGGCAAAGTCCATGTGAATTCCATGCACATTTGATTAATAGAGTAATTGTAGATTTAAAAACTGAATTTCAAAGAATAATGGTAGTAGAATTTGCAACATACGGTAAGGCTCTAATTATTGACGGTAAAATTCAATCCAGCGTTGCAGATGAGTTCATATATCATGAAACCTTAGTACATCCTCTATTATTAAGTATAGAAAATCCTAAAAATGTTCTAATTTTAGGTGGAGGAGAAGGTGCAACTCTAAGAGAAGTTCTAAAGAACAATTTAGTTGAAAAAGCTACAATGGTTGATATTGATAAAGCAGTTATTGATTTTGCCAAGCAATACTTAACTGAATGGCACCAAGGTTCATTTGACAATAAAAGAGCAAACATAGTAATATCAGACGCAAAGAAGTTTATCGATAACACAACAGAATCTTATGACGCAATAGTTCTTGATCTTACAGATCCAATTAAAGGAAATACATCATATAAACTTTATACAAAAGAATTCTATGAAGAGATTAAACACCATTTAAATAAAGGAGGAGCTATAGTTACTCAAGCTACTTCTCCATCATTCTCATTAGACGTATTTTCGACTATAATGAATACATTAAGAAACACATTCAAACTAGTTAGCGCATCAATAGTTTATGTTCCTTCATTTGATGGATTATGGGGATTCGTATATGCATCAGATTACGTTAATCCTATAGTATTAACCAGAGATCAAATAGATAAAAAAATAAAAGAAAGAATAGTGGGAGAACTAAGATTCTATGACGGAGAGACTCATAATACAATATTTAATATTCCTAAGCACATAAGGAAAGTTATACAACAAGAAACTAGAATATCTACGGAAAATAACCCGATATATGTACCAGCTTGA